A single genomic interval of Cupriavidus sp. MP-37 harbors:
- a CDS encoding DUF4390 domain-containing protein gives MPSTPRLSGFRVEVDRRAGTGAHAVPDPRRLLARWALALLLALAAALWLPRAAQAQVIEATEARVEYQDGGFELAASFDFDLPPALEDALHKGISLYFAVDFQLSRSRWYWFDDKPVNTTRSVRLSYQPLTRQYRISTGGLQLPFTRLKSALQFIQRVRGWRVFERNAVKPGETYNAEVRMRLDLSQLPKPFQINAVNTRDWNLASDWRRFSYTVPTDLNAQPAPPPQPPAPPPALPALPASPALPASPAMPAPAPSPASMPAAANERGLTEGRGLYLQAVSYALSPAMLAQPASSQP, from the coding sequence ATGCCGAGCACGCCGCGCCTGTCAGGCTTTCGCGTTGAAGTGGACCGCCGCGCCGGCACTGGCGCGCACGCCGTGCCCGACCCGCGCAGACTGCTGGCGCGCTGGGCCCTCGCGCTGCTGCTGGCGCTGGCCGCCGCGCTGTGGCTGCCGCGCGCCGCGCAGGCACAGGTGATCGAGGCCACCGAGGCCCGGGTCGAATACCAGGACGGCGGCTTCGAGCTTGCCGCCAGCTTCGACTTCGACCTGCCGCCCGCGCTCGAGGACGCGCTGCACAAGGGCATCTCGCTGTATTTCGCGGTCGACTTCCAGCTCTCGCGCTCGCGCTGGTACTGGTTCGACGACAAGCCGGTCAACACCACCCGCAGCGTGCGGCTGTCTTACCAGCCGCTGACGCGCCAGTACCGCATCTCCACCGGCGGCCTGCAGCTGCCGTTCACGCGGCTGAAGAGCGCGCTGCAGTTTATCCAGCGCGTGCGCGGCTGGCGCGTGTTCGAGCGCAACGCGGTCAAGCCCGGCGAGACCTACAACGCCGAAGTGCGCATGCGGCTGGACCTGTCGCAGTTGCCCAAGCCGTTCCAGATCAATGCCGTCAACACGCGCGACTGGAACCTGGCGTCCGACTGGCGGCGTTTCTCCTACACCGTGCCGACCGACCTGAACGCGCAGCCCGCGCCGCCGCCGCAGCCACCGGCACCGCCGCCCGCGTTGCCCGCGTTGCCCGCATCGCCCGCGCTGCCGGCCTCGCCGGCCATGCCCGCGCCCGCACCGTCCCCGGCCTCCATGCCTGCCGCGGCCAACGAGCGCGGCCTGACGGAAGGACGCGGTCTGTACCTGCAGGCCGTGTCGTACGCGCTGTCGCCGGCGATGCTGGCGCAGCCCGCTTCGAGCCAGCCATGA
- a CDS encoding PAS domain-containing sensor histidine kinase, producing the protein MSNPLWDSRFRRVLYRVVAGIIVFLALVLVGLLAGASANTEFFDRYFTLLFKVNLVIGALLVLTVGALAVTLWLRYRRGKFGTRLMTKLAVFFGVVGVLPGVLIYLVSLQFVSRSIESWFDVRVETALEAGLNLGRSTIDSSLADLQVKARLMSEQLAGASGVATSLQLNRLREQYGVQEAAIFTGSGRVLASASSNYASLVPDLPSGVLAEQARLAGGYAAVEGGTDPSSDVGQAPERVDSSHLYRLRVIIPLGAAPGPAQDTVSAASAPRALSRPPRWAGSGLSVERSPEDSPSSGFGLVGETVREERYLQVLHPVPAVLARNADEVQRAYQEYQEKALGRTGLRKMYIGTLTLTLFLAVFIAVMLALLLGGQLARPLLMLLQGTKEVAEGDLSPKRELKSRDELGMLTQQFNQMTRQLAEARLAVEENRAALEQSKAYLESVLQNLTAGVLVFDRRFVLITANPGAERIFRQPFGAVMGLPIEQIPGMGPFGEIVRQAFSDQNTSEVLGGAEHWQKQIELPQGEEQPLTLLVRGARLPGGERDEPGYVIVFDDISDVISAQRSVAWGEVARRLAHEIKNPLTPIQLSAERLQMKLSPKLEGTDADVLKRGAATIVNQVAAMKRMVDDFRDYARTPPAVLQSLQLNSLVAEVLHLYGIDDPAVHEHPVIHPTLGTALPEIKGDPTQLRQVIHNLLQNAQDAAAENVAAGRAAPHITLHTETVEYKDSAGENRQAVKLTIADNGPGFAPRILSRAFEPYVTTKAKGTGLGLAMVKKIIDEHGARIELRNRMEGAEIVGAQISILFVKLA; encoded by the coding sequence ATGAGCAACCCGTTGTGGGACAGCCGGTTCCGGCGCGTGCTGTACCGCGTCGTGGCCGGCATCATCGTGTTCCTGGCGCTGGTGCTGGTGGGCCTGCTGGCCGGCGCATCGGCCAATACCGAATTCTTCGATCGCTATTTCACACTGCTGTTCAAGGTGAACCTGGTGATCGGCGCGCTGCTGGTGCTGACCGTGGGCGCGCTCGCCGTGACGCTGTGGCTGCGCTATCGCCGCGGCAAGTTCGGCACGCGGCTGATGACCAAGCTCGCGGTGTTCTTCGGCGTGGTGGGCGTGCTGCCCGGCGTGCTGATCTACCTGGTGTCGCTGCAGTTCGTCTCGCGCAGCATCGAGTCCTGGTTCGACGTGCGCGTGGAGACCGCGCTCGAGGCCGGACTGAACCTGGGCCGCTCCACCATCGACAGCTCGCTTGCCGACCTGCAGGTCAAGGCACGGCTGATGTCCGAACAGCTGGCCGGCGCCTCCGGCGTGGCCACCTCGCTGCAGCTGAACCGGCTGCGCGAGCAGTACGGCGTGCAGGAAGCCGCCATCTTCACCGGCAGCGGCCGCGTGCTGGCCAGCGCTTCCAGCAACTATGCCTCGCTGGTGCCGGACCTGCCTTCCGGCGTGCTGGCGGAACAGGCGCGGCTGGCGGGCGGCTATGCCGCGGTCGAGGGCGGCACCGATCCGTCGAGCGACGTCGGCCAGGCGCCCGAACGCGTCGACAGCAGCCACCTGTACCGCCTGCGCGTGATCATCCCGCTGGGTGCGGCGCCAGGGCCGGCGCAGGACACGGTCAGCGCCGCCAGCGCACCGCGGGCGCTGTCCCGCCCGCCGCGCTGGGCCGGCTCGGGCCTGTCGGTGGAGCGCAGCCCGGAGGATTCGCCGTCGAGCGGCTTCGGCCTGGTCGGCGAGACCGTGCGCGAAGAGCGCTACCTGCAGGTGCTGCACCCGGTGCCGGCGGTGCTCGCGCGCAACGCCGACGAGGTCCAGCGCGCGTACCAGGAGTACCAGGAGAAGGCGCTGGGCCGCACCGGCCTGCGCAAGATGTATATCGGCACGCTGACGCTGACGCTGTTCCTGGCGGTGTTTATCGCGGTGATGCTGGCGCTGCTGCTCGGCGGCCAGCTGGCGCGGCCGCTGCTGATGCTGCTGCAGGGGACCAAGGAAGTGGCCGAGGGCGATCTGTCGCCCAAGCGCGAGCTGAAGAGCCGCGATGAACTGGGCATGCTGACGCAGCAGTTCAACCAGATGACGCGCCAGCTGGCCGAGGCGCGGCTGGCGGTGGAAGAAAACCGCGCCGCGCTGGAGCAGTCGAAGGCCTACCTCGAAAGCGTGCTGCAGAACCTCACCGCGGGCGTGCTGGTGTTCGACCGCCGCTTCGTGCTGATCACCGCCAACCCCGGCGCCGAGCGCATCTTCCGCCAGCCCTTCGGCGCGGTGATGGGCCTGCCGATCGAACAGATCCCCGGCATGGGCCCGTTCGGCGAAATCGTGCGCCAGGCCTTCTCGGACCAGAACACCAGCGAGGTGCTGGGCGGCGCCGAGCACTGGCAGAAGCAGATCGAACTGCCGCAGGGCGAGGAGCAGCCGCTGACGCTGCTGGTACGCGGCGCGCGCTTGCCCGGCGGCGAGCGTGACGAGCCCGGCTATGTGATCGTCTTCGACGATATTTCCGATGTGATTTCCGCTCAACGCTCGGTGGCGTGGGGCGAAGTGGCACGGCGCCTGGCGCACGAGATCAAGAACCCGCTCACGCCGATCCAGCTGTCGGCCGAGCGCCTGCAGATGAAGCTCTCGCCCAAGCTCGAGGGCACCGATGCCGACGTGCTCAAGCGCGGCGCCGCCACCATCGTCAACCAGGTCGCGGCGATGAAGCGCATGGTCGATGATTTCCGCGACTACGCGCGCACGCCGCCGGCGGTGCTGCAATCGCTGCAGCTCAACAGCCTGGTGGCCGAGGTGCTGCACCTGTACGGCATCGACGATCCGGCGGTGCACGAGCACCCGGTGATCCATCCGACGCTGGGCACTGCGCTGCCCGAGATCAAGGGCGATCCCACCCAGTTGCGCCAGGTCATCCACAACCTGCTGCAGAACGCGCAGGACGCGGCCGCGGAGAACGTCGCGGCCGGTAGGGCCGCGCCCCATATCACTCTGCACACCGAGACTGTAGAATACAAAGATTCTGCCGGCGAGAACCGGCAGGCCGTCAAGCTCACCATTGCGGACAATGGTCCCGGTTTTGCACCACGCATCCTGAGCCGTGCGTTCGAGCCCTATGTGACCACCAAAGCCAAGGGCACGGGTCTCGGGCTCGCGATGGTAAAGAAGATCATTGACGAACACGGCGCGCGCATCGAACTGCGCAATCGCATGGAAGGTGCCGAGATCGTCGGTGCGCAGATCTCGATCCTGTTCGTTAAACTGGCATAG
- a CDS encoding response regulator: MATILVVDDEMGIRELLSEILSDEGHVVELAENAQQARDYRAAGTPDLVLLDIWMPDTDGVTLLKEWSAQGQLTMPVIMMSGHATIDTAVEATKIGALNFLEKPIALQKLLSAVEQGLARGIERPRTTTTAAAAPATAPAAEPGTAATAPEATAEAAPNGSPARVPEAEMQFSFDMPLREARDLFERAYFEYHLLREHGSMTRVAEKTGLERTHLYRKLKQLGVELGRNKPEPAEH, translated from the coding sequence ATGGCAACCATCCTCGTAGTCGATGACGAAATGGGAATCCGCGAGCTGCTCTCGGAGATCCTCAGCGACGAAGGCCATGTGGTCGAACTCGCTGAAAACGCGCAACAGGCGCGCGATTACCGTGCGGCGGGCACGCCCGATCTGGTGCTGCTCGATATCTGGATGCCCGATACCGATGGCGTCACGCTGCTCAAGGAGTGGTCCGCGCAGGGACAGCTGACCATGCCCGTGATCATGATGTCGGGCCACGCGACCATCGATACCGCGGTCGAGGCCACCAAGATCGGCGCGCTCAATTTCCTGGAAAAGCCGATCGCGCTGCAGAAGCTGCTGTCCGCGGTGGAGCAGGGCCTGGCCCGCGGCATCGAACGCCCGCGCACCACCACCACGGCCGCCGCCGCACCCGCCACCGCACCGGCGGCGGAACCCGGCACAGCCGCCACCGCGCCCGAAGCCACGGCAGAAGCCGCCCCCAATGGCAGCCCGGCGCGCGTGCCCGAAGCCGAGATGCAGTTCTCGTTCGACATGCCGCTGCGCGAGGCGCGCGACCTGTTCGAGCGCGCCTATTTCGAGTACCACCTGCTGCGCGAACACGGCAGCATGACCCGCGTGGCCGAGAAAACCGGGCTGGAGCGCACCCACCTGTACCGCAAGCTCAAGCAGCTCGGCGTCGAACTGGGCCGCAACAAGCCGGAGCCGGCGGAACACTGA
- a CDS encoding BrnA antitoxin family protein — MSTKRKVHIPTDAEDKALTRAAQADRDNPPLTDAELARLRPAREVLPRLVGEKAAQALLRPRGRPALPEGQRKVTLNMRCDRDVVEAFKATGEGWQTRINDVLRAYAKSHRMLPLR, encoded by the coding sequence ATGTCAACGAAACGCAAGGTTCATATCCCGACTGATGCCGAAGACAAGGCACTGACCCGCGCAGCGCAGGCCGATCGCGACAACCCGCCGCTGACGGATGCCGAGCTGGCGCGCCTGCGGCCGGCGCGTGAAGTGCTGCCGCGGCTGGTCGGCGAGAAGGCAGCGCAAGCGCTGTTGCGGCCCCGCGGACGTCCGGCGCTGCCGGAAGGCCAACGCAAGGTCACGCTGAACATGCGTTGCGACCGCGACGTGGTCGAAGCCTTCAAGGCCACCGGCGAGGGCTGGCAAACACGCATCAACGACGTGCTGCGTGCCTACGCGAAGTCGCACCGCATGCTGCCCCTCCGCTGA
- a CDS encoding MIP/aquaporin family protein, with protein MSTLARRLVAEGLGTALLVAIVVGSGIRAERLAAGDTALALLANSLATGAGLVALLVSLGPVSGGHFNPVVSLSALVQGTLAPRDALRYVLVQLAGGVCGVLAAHAMFGEPALAWSAQSRTGASMWWSEFVATFGLVGVGIGTLRSRPQLVPFVVAGYITAGYWFTSSTSFANPALTLACALTDTFTGIRPQDVPGFVLAQIGGGLAATLLFHWLFRKPAAVAPAPAGNLTGATTSAD; from the coding sequence ATGAGTACGCTGGCGCGCCGCCTGGTGGCGGAGGGACTCGGCACCGCGCTGCTGGTGGCGATCGTGGTCGGCTCCGGCATCCGTGCCGAGCGTCTCGCCGCTGGCGATACCGCGCTCGCGCTGCTGGCGAATTCGCTCGCCACCGGCGCCGGGTTGGTGGCCTTGCTGGTGTCGCTGGGTCCGGTCTCGGGCGGGCATTTCAACCCGGTGGTGAGCCTGTCGGCGCTGGTGCAGGGCACGCTGGCGCCGCGCGATGCGCTGCGCTATGTGCTGGTGCAGCTGGCGGGCGGCGTCTGCGGCGTGCTCGCGGCGCATGCCATGTTCGGCGAGCCGGCACTGGCGTGGTCGGCGCAGAGCCGCACGGGCGCGTCGATGTGGTGGAGCGAGTTCGTGGCAACCTTCGGCCTGGTCGGCGTGGGTATCGGCACGCTGCGCAGCCGCCCGCAGCTGGTGCCGTTCGTGGTGGCCGGCTATATCACCGCGGGCTACTGGTTCACGTCGTCGACCTCGTTCGCCAATCCCGCGCTGACGCTGGCCTGCGCGCTGACCGATACCTTCACCGGGATCCGGCCGCAGGACGTGCCGGGCTTCGTGCTGGCGCAGATCGGCGGCGGGCTGGCGGCCACGCTGCTGTTCCACTGGCTGTTCCGCAAACCCGCCGCCGTGGCACCGGCGCCGGCCGGTAACCTGACCGGGGCGACTACCAGCGCCGATTGA
- a CDS encoding carbohydrate porin, translated as MPLRRLGFAVLAAWGLAACAQTGDTATGAAESATALQPPRIAPRPAVPATVTASTAAPTPPAVAPHSETSASAAPAATDDPLAALIAGEAAPAASVTVPAAADTSIAATPPPVDPDFVGPPEPPAAPPPPLVLFPPRLGEFQAEAPAAPAPGADAGTPSDAPPVLHSQLPAEDPAGESVWRLSYSGRAAVEDRPSTMRACPGGALSTGIGSGLACRSTGEVRIRESVLDLDGGAQVMLIAQARGTDATTVNGRPAAIDPYALVPQFYTAVSGLAVLDGATMWAGRRDNAPFLMSSGLLPPNSTAMRFGVDNARLIGDIGLNYQYTARADQNGQNLPSYHSLRTAPIPTNELGSVQLGFTRVEAQPLVEDSGGAWWASALHEQKGVLFGTNRLGVQFGSGSRNAMTGYTGMGPSLSRTRVADSIEWKSRWGLSGAVEQSLQFDRSPVGTLQWTTTRLRPAYVASSQFRLNFEVSHDQISSGFGVSGQRTALTVAPTLTLGKSAGNANLRAFYTYSRASDVDGIGYTAPADAWASQPSGSIFGVQLNRRW; from the coding sequence GTGCCGCTGCGCCGCCTCGGCTTTGCCGTGCTGGCCGCCTGGGGCCTGGCGGCATGCGCGCAGACTGGCGACACGGCCACGGGCGCCGCCGAATCCGCGACAGCCTTGCAGCCGCCGCGCATCGCGCCGCGGCCGGCGGTGCCGGCAACGGTCACCGCGTCCACGGCGGCGCCCACCCCGCCGGCGGTAGCGCCGCACAGTGAAACGTCGGCATCGGCCGCGCCGGCCGCGACCGACGATCCGCTCGCCGCGCTGATCGCCGGCGAAGCGGCGCCCGCGGCGAGCGTCACCGTACCCGCTGCGGCGGACACCAGCATTGCCGCGACCCCGCCGCCGGTCGATCCCGATTTCGTCGGCCCGCCCGAACCCCCGGCCGCGCCGCCGCCGCCGCTGGTGCTGTTCCCGCCCCGGCTTGGCGAGTTCCAGGCCGAGGCGCCCGCCGCCCCGGCGCCAGGCGCGGACGCCGGCACCCCGTCGGACGCACCGCCGGTACTGCATTCCCAGTTGCCCGCCGAAGACCCGGCGGGCGAGTCCGTGTGGCGCCTGAGCTACAGCGGACGCGCCGCGGTCGAGGATCGCCCGTCCACCATGCGCGCCTGCCCCGGCGGCGCGTTGTCGACCGGCATCGGCAGCGGGCTGGCCTGCCGCAGTACGGGCGAGGTCCGGATCCGCGAATCCGTGCTGGACCTCGACGGTGGCGCGCAGGTGATGCTGATCGCGCAGGCGCGCGGCACGGATGCCACCACCGTCAATGGCCGCCCGGCGGCGATCGATCCCTATGCCCTGGTGCCGCAGTTCTATACGGCGGTCAGCGGGCTGGCGGTGCTGGACGGCGCCACCATGTGGGCCGGCCGGCGCGACAACGCGCCCTTCCTGATGTCATCCGGGCTGCTGCCGCCCAATTCCACGGCAATGCGCTTTGGCGTGGACAACGCCAGGCTGATCGGCGATATCGGCCTGAACTACCAGTACACCGCGCGCGCCGACCAGAACGGCCAGAACCTGCCCAGCTATCACTCGCTGCGCACCGCGCCGATCCCCACCAATGAACTGGGTTCGGTCCAGCTCGGCTTCACCCGGGTGGAAGCGCAGCCGCTGGTGGAGGACTCGGGCGGGGCGTGGTGGGCGTCGGCGCTGCACGAGCAGAAAGGCGTGCTGTTCGGCACCAACCGGCTGGGGGTGCAGTTCGGCTCGGGCTCGCGCAATGCCATGACCGGCTATACCGGCATGGGACCGTCGCTGTCGCGCACGCGCGTGGCCGACTCGATCGAATGGAAGAGCCGCTGGGGGCTGAGCGGCGCGGTCGAGCAAAGCCTGCAGTTCGACCGTTCGCCGGTCGGCACGCTGCAGTGGACCACCACGCGCCTGCGCCCCGCCTACGTCGCCAGCAGCCAGTTCCGGCTGAATTTCGAGGTGTCGCACGACCAGATCTCGTCCGGCTTCGGCGTCAGCGGCCAGCGCACCGCGCTGACGGTGGCGCCGACGCTGACGCTGGGCAAGTCGGCCGGCAATGCCAACCTGCGCGCCTTCTACACCTACAGCCGTGCCAGCGACGTCGATGGCATCGGCTACACCGCGCCGGCCGACGCGTGGGCCTCGCAGCCGAGCGGCTCGATCTTCGGCGTGCAGCTCAATCGGCGCTGGTAG
- a CDS encoding TRAP transporter substrate-binding protein produces the protein MERRSFLLKASAVAATGALAACGKGEEKAAPVAASGPAAPAVVGSNPAVEWRLASSFPKSLDTIFGGAETLSARVRELTDGKFNIKVFAAGEIVPGLQVLDAVQNNTVQIGHTAGYYYFGKNPTLCFDTTVPFGLTTRQQNAWMLQGNGMKLMREFFKEYNVVNFLGGNTTAQMGGWFRKEIKTVADLQGLKYRIAGFAGVVLSRLGVVPQQIAGGDIYPALEKGTIDAAEWVGPYDDEKLGFYKVAPYYYYPGWWEGSAQLSFYASASEFEKLPTLYKRALETATIEAHTAMTAKYDTVNPQALARLLENGVKLRPFSKEIMEACFKATQESYADETAKNPSFKKIYDDWRVFRNNQAAWFNVAEQGFAQFSFARKL, from the coding sequence ATGGAACGTCGTTCCTTTCTGTTGAAAGCGTCGGCCGTGGCTGCCACCGGGGCACTGGCCGCGTGCGGCAAGGGTGAAGAGAAGGCAGCGCCTGTCGCCGCCAGCGGCCCGGCCGCGCCGGCCGTGGTGGGCAGCAACCCCGCCGTGGAATGGCGCCTGGCCTCGAGCTTCCCCAAGTCGCTCGACACCATCTTCGGCGGCGCCGAGACGCTGTCGGCCCGTGTGCGCGAACTGACCGACGGCAAGTTCAATATCAAGGTCTTCGCCGCCGGCGAAATCGTGCCGGGCCTGCAGGTGCTGGACGCGGTGCAGAACAACACCGTGCAGATCGGCCACACCGCCGGCTACTACTATTTCGGCAAGAATCCGACGCTGTGCTTCGACACCACCGTGCCGTTCGGCCTGACCACGCGCCAGCAGAATGCCTGGATGCTGCAGGGCAACGGCATGAAGCTGATGCGCGAGTTCTTCAAGGAATACAACGTCGTCAATTTCCTGGGCGGCAACACCACCGCGCAGATGGGCGGCTGGTTCCGCAAGGAAATCAAGACCGTGGCCGACCTGCAGGGCCTGAAGTACCGCATCGCCGGGTTTGCCGGCGTGGTGCTGTCGCGCCTGGGCGTGGTGCCGCAGCAGATTGCCGGCGGCGACATCTACCCCGCGCTGGAGAAGGGCACCATCGACGCGGCCGAGTGGGTGGGCCCGTACGATGACGAGAAGCTGGGCTTCTACAAGGTGGCGCCGTACTACTACTATCCGGGCTGGTGGGAAGGCAGCGCGCAGCTGTCGTTCTACGCTTCGGCCAGCGAGTTCGAGAAGCTGCCCACGCTGTACAAGCGCGCGCTGGAAACCGCCACTATCGAGGCGCACACCGCCATGACGGCCAAGTACGACACGGTCAACCCGCAGGCGCTGGCACGCCTGCTGGAAAACGGCGTCAAGCTGCGTCCGTTCTCCAAGGAGATCATGGAGGCCTGCTTCAAGGCGACCCAGGAGTCCTACGCCGACGAAACCGCGAAGAACCCGTCGTTCAAGAAGATCTACGACGACTGGCGCGTGTTCCGCAACAACCAGGCCGCCTGGTTCAACGTGGCCGAGCAGGGCTTCGCCCAGTTCAGCTTCGCGCGCAAGCTGTAA
- the rarD gene encoding EamA family transporter RarD: protein MQLGILYALLAYLIWGLLPLYIKSLPGIAPVEILLHRMVWSLVFLGLILAWRRQWAWLGQVVRDRRLLLSFAASAALLCANWFLYIWAVSANRVVDASLGYFINPLFSVLLGVVFLHERLRRVQWLAIAVAAAGVAWLTVAAGQLPWIALGLAASFGGYGLLRKTGALGALEGLSLETLLLFPLAAAALGWLFATGQDSFTHAAPGTQWLLLLAGPVTAVPLLFFAAGARRIPLSLLGLLQYTGPTLQLLLGVWLWHEPFPAQKQVGYALIWLSLALYAAEGLWMNTRQKPAAIQSINETT from the coding sequence ATGCAACTCGGCATTCTCTACGCCTTGCTGGCGTACCTTATCTGGGGCCTGCTCCCGCTCTACATCAAGTCGCTCCCCGGCATCGCGCCGGTGGAGATCCTGCTGCACCGGATGGTGTGGTCGCTGGTCTTCCTGGGGCTGATCCTGGCCTGGCGCCGCCAGTGGGCGTGGCTGGGCCAGGTAGTCAGGGACCGGCGCCTGTTGCTGTCGTTTGCCGCCAGCGCGGCGCTGCTGTGCGCGAACTGGTTCCTGTACATCTGGGCGGTATCGGCCAACCGCGTGGTCGACGCCAGCCTGGGGTATTTCATCAACCCGCTGTTCAGCGTGCTGCTCGGCGTGGTGTTCCTGCATGAGCGCCTGCGCCGGGTGCAATGGCTGGCGATCGCGGTGGCGGCGGCAGGCGTGGCGTGGCTGACGGTGGCGGCGGGGCAGCTGCCGTGGATTGCGCTGGGCCTGGCCGCCAGCTTTGGCGGCTACGGGCTGCTGCGCAAGACCGGTGCACTGGGCGCGCTCGAAGGGCTGTCGCTGGAAACACTGCTGCTGTTCCCGCTGGCCGCAGCGGCGCTGGGCTGGCTGTTCGCCACCGGCCAGGACAGCTTTACGCACGCAGCGCCGGGTACGCAGTGGCTGCTGTTGCTGGCCGGACCGGTGACGGCGGTGCCGCTGCTGTTCTTTGCCGCCGGCGCACGGCGCATTCCGTTGTCGCTGCTGGGCCTGCTGCAGTACACCGGCCCGACGCTGCAGCTGCTGCTGGGGGTGTGGCTGTGGCACGAGCCGTTCCCGGCGCAGAAGCAGGTGGGGTACGCGCTGATCTGGCTGTCGCTGGCGTTGTATGCGGCCGAAGGGTTGTGGATGAATACCCGGCAGAAGCCCGCCGCCATCCAGTCGATCAATGAGACTACGTGA
- the dinB gene encoding DNA polymerase IV, translating to MSAPPDASPAVQRKIIHCDCDCFYASVEMRDDPSLRGRPMAVGGAPDRRGVIATCNYEARAYGVRSAMASAQALKRCPDLLIVRPAMDKYREVSRRIFAIYREYTALVEPLSLDEAYLDVSLCTHHAGSATRIAEEIRQRVREEVGVTVSAGVGPSKFVAKIASDWNKPDGLFVVRPAAVDAFVAALPVERIHGVGKVTAAKLRRLGAETCGDLRPWSPDRLHREFGVFGARLYKLCRGIDERAVTPERERKSISVEETYADDLPDLQACLAELEPLIAMLEARIARAQAHGTIDKLTVKLRFSDFRQTTVECRGHAPERSVYARLLAEGHARRGLPVRLLGVGVGTSDRDTAQLELFD from the coding sequence ATGTCCGCCCCGCCTGATGCCAGTCCCGCGGTCCAGCGCAAGATCATCCATTGCGACTGCGACTGCTTCTACGCCTCGGTCGAAATGCGCGACGACCCGTCGCTGCGCGGCCGGCCGATGGCCGTGGGCGGCGCACCCGACCGGCGCGGCGTGATTGCCACCTGCAACTACGAGGCGCGGGCCTACGGCGTGCGCTCGGCGATGGCCTCGGCACAGGCGCTCAAGCGCTGCCCGGACCTGCTGATCGTGCGGCCCGCGATGGACAAGTACCGCGAGGTCTCGCGCCGCATCTTTGCGATCTACCGCGAATACACCGCGCTGGTCGAGCCGCTGTCGCTGGACGAGGCCTACCTCGATGTCAGCCTGTGCACGCACCATGCCGGCAGCGCCACCCGCATTGCCGAAGAGATCCGCCAGCGCGTGCGGGAGGAAGTCGGGGTGACGGTGTCGGCCGGCGTCGGCCCCAGCAAGTTCGTCGCCAAGATCGCCAGCGACTGGAACAAGCCCGACGGCCTGTTCGTGGTCAGGCCGGCCGCGGTCGACGCCTTTGTCGCCGCGCTGCCGGTGGAGCGCATCCATGGCGTGGGCAAGGTCACCGCGGCCAAGCTGCGCCGGCTGGGGGCCGAGACCTGCGGCGACCTGCGGCCGTGGTCGCCGGACCGCCTGCATCGCGAGTTCGGCGTGTTCGGGGCGCGGCTGTACAAGCTGTGCCGCGGCATCGACGAGCGCGCGGTCACGCCCGAGCGCGAGCGCAAGTCGATCAGCGTGGAAGAGACCTATGCCGACGACCTGCCCGACCTGCAGGCCTGCCTGGCCGAGCTGGAGCCGCTGATCGCCATGCTCGAGGCGCGCATCGCGCGTGCCCAGGCACACGGCACCATCGACAAGCTGACGGTAAAGCTGCGCTTCTCGGACTTCCGCCAGACCACGGTCGAATGCCGCGGCCACGCGCCGGAACGCAGCGTCTATGCGCGGCTGCTGGCCGAGGGCCATGCGCGCCGGGGCCTGCCGGTACGGCTGCTGGGGGTTGGGGTGGGCACCAGCGACCGGGATACCGCGCAGCTGGAGTTGTTCGACTGA